The genomic segment CCGGTTCGACCTGGACTTCGCGCTCACCACCGACGCGGTGACGGTGAACGGTCGGCCGGCGCGCTTCGCCCGCAGCGGCGACCACGAGCTGGTGCTGACCCCGGCGCGGCCACTGCACACCGGGCAGCGGATGGTGGTGCGGGTGCGATACCACGGGGTCCCGTCCACGGTGACCGCCGAGGGGTTCACCTCGTGGATGCGCACCGCCGACGGCGCGGTGGCGGCGAACGAGCCGGAGATCTCCTGGTGGTGGTACCCCAGCAACGACCACCCGCTGGACAAGGCGAGCTATGCGATCGACGTGACGGTGCCGACCGGCTACCAGGCGATCAGCAACGGCATCCTGGCCGGCACGCAGCCCGCCGGAAACGGTACGACGCGGTGGCGGTGGCGGGAGAGCCGCCCGATGGCGACCTATCTCGCCGTGCTCGCGGTGGGTCACTACGACCTCGACACCTCGACCGACGCGCGCGGCCGGCCGGTGATCGAGGCGTACGACCAGGGGTTGAGCAAGGATCACGCGCTCTATGCGCGAGCCAGCGTCGGGCTGACCGCGTCGGTGATCGACTGGGAGAGCTCGCTGTTCGGGCCGTACCCGTTCGAGTCGCTGGGCGGGATCGTGCCCAACTACGAGGCGGGTTTCGCGCTGGAGGACCAGACCCGGCCGATGTACGGGCTGGACTTCTTCGAGACCTCCTTCGATCCGTACGTGGTGGTGCACGAGAACGCGCACCAGTGGTTCGGTGACTCGGTCTCGGTGCACCACTGGTCGGACATCTGGCTCAACGAGGGCTTCGCCGGCTACGCCGAGTGGTTGTACTCCGAGCACGTCGGTGCCGGCAGCGCGCTGTCGGTGGCGCTGGCGGACTACGACGCGCACCCGGCCGACGATCCACTGTGGAGCGTCGAGCCCGGCGATCCCGGCGCCAAGCACCAGTTCTCCGACGCGGTGTACGACCGGGGCGCGATGGCGTTGCAGGCGCTGCGCGACGTGGTGGGGGACCGGACGTTCTTCGGCATCCTGCGCGCCTGGGCGGCGACGCACCGGTACGGCAACGGCAGCATCCCGCAGTTCGAGTGGCTGGCCGAGCGGCTGTCCGGGCGCGATCTGTCGCAGCTGTTCGACACTTGGCTGTTCAGCACCGGCAAGCCGCCACGTTCGGTGTTCCACCTGCCGGCGGGCGGCGCGGTGCCGGCCGGCGCGCCGGCCTCGTTGAGCCGGATCCGGCACACCGACGCGCTGCTCGCCGGGCGCTGAGCCGCCGGGGTCGGGACGGCGCCAGCCGTCCCGACCCCGGGCCCGACCTGGCTGCGCGCGGGTCGAAGCGGTCCCGCCAGCGCGGTCAGCCGGCGATCAGTTCGGCGAC from the Actinocatenispora thailandica genome contains:
- a CDS encoding M1 family metallopeptidase, translating into MSGNRIGRVLTALGAAALSTVLAAGVAPAAATASGGVGAPGIGDPYYPDYGNGGYRISHYDLDLDYRPGNDHLAGTATLTGRATQYLTRFDLDFALTTDAVTVNGRPARFARSGDHELVLTPARPLHTGQRMVVRVRYHGVPSTVTAEGFTSWMRTADGAVAANEPEISWWWYPSNDHPLDKASYAIDVTVPTGYQAISNGILAGTQPAGNGTTRWRWRESRPMATYLAVLAVGHYDLDTSTDARGRPVIEAYDQGLSKDHALYARASVGLTASVIDWESSLFGPYPFESLGGIVPNYEAGFALEDQTRPMYGLDFFETSFDPYVVVHENAHQWFGDSVSVHHWSDIWLNEGFAGYAEWLYSEHVGAGSALSVALADYDAHPADDPLWSVEPGDPGAKHQFSDAVYDRGAMALQALRDVVGDRTFFGILRAWAATHRYGNGSIPQFEWLAERLSGRDLSQLFDTWLFSTGKPPRSVFHLPAGGAVPAGAPASLSRIRHTDALLAGR